From one Amaranthus tricolor cultivar Red isolate AtriRed21 chromosome 17, ASM2621246v1, whole genome shotgun sequence genomic stretch:
- the LOC130804695 gene encoding WAT1-related protein At5g40240-like isoform X1, producing MGWINFLKAAAPFLVMIIVECVEVGLSTLSKAAMTKGMSNFVFIVYYNALGTLILLPVFLYNIFRGKGVQLTFSLLYKFFLLGLIGICLLQICAYAGINYSSPTLAAAIGNLIPVFTFILAVILRMEVLDLRNPSSQAKCLGTIVAISGAMVVTLYRGPPLIIQTPTGASNKLFSVSSNWTLGGLLLAITSLLSSTGNVLQAATAKECPDEVTLVFFYSLFGTLQAAAVSIFLESDQNAWILHHRIEIIAIVYAAVSTTVFRNTVITWCLREKGPVYVVTFKPLAIIIAMIMGLAFLGDNLHLGSVIGSAAITAGFYSVIWGQAREKKDDIAAKLESTCDQNAPLLKSSDDRV from the exons ATGGGTTGGATCAATTTTCTGAAAGCGGCAGCACCATTTTTGGTGATGATAATAGTGGAGTGTGTTGAAGTTGGTTTATCCACTCTAAGTAAAGCAGCCATGACTAAAGGAATGAGCAATTTTGTATTCATTGTTTACTACAATGCTCTTGGTACCCTTATTCTTCTACCTGTTTTCCTCTATAATATTTTCAG AGGGAAAGGAGTTCAACTCACATTTTCATTGCTTTATAAATTCTTTCTTCTTGGATTGATTGG GATTTGTTTGTTGCAGATATGTGCTTATGCTGGCATCAACTACAGCTCCCCAACTCTGGCAGCAGCTATTGGCAATCTTATTCCTGTTTTCACATTCATCCTAGCTGTAATCTTGAG GATGGAGGTGCTTGATTTAAGGAATCCTAGTAGCCAAGCAAAATGCTTAGGTACCATTGTAGCAATATCAGGAGCAATGGTGGTAACTCTCTACAGAGGCCCTCCATTGATAATCCAAACACCTACTGGAGCTTCAAATAAGCTATTTTCCGTGTCTTCAAATTGGACTCTTGGTGGTCTTCTCTTGGCAATTACTTCTCTTTTGTCGTCAACAGGCAACGTTCTGCAG GCAGCTACTGCTAAGGAATGCCCAGATGAAGTGACACTAGTCTTCTTCTACAGCTTATTTGGGACTTTACAAGCTGCTGCTGTTTCCATTTTCTTAGAGAGTGATCAAAATGCCTGGATTCTGCATCATCGTATTGAGATCATTGCTATCGTATATGCG GCTGTATCAACCACTGTTTTCCGCAATACTGTTATTACATGGTGCCTACGAGAAAAGGGTCCGGTCTATGTTGTTACATTCAAGCCGTTGGCAATCATTATTGCAATGATCATGGGGTTGGCGTTTCTTGGGGATAACCTTCATCTTGGAAG CGTGATTGGTTCAGCTGCGATTACTGCTGGATTTTACTCCGTCATTTGGGGACAAGCGAGAGAAAAGAAAGACGATATTGCTGCAAAATTGGAGTCCACCTGTGATCAAAATGCCCCATTGTTAAAAAGCAGTGATGATAGAGTTTAA
- the LOC130804695 gene encoding WAT1-related protein At5g40240-like isoform X2, translated as MEVLDLRNPSSQAKCLGTIVAISGAMVVTLYRGPPLIIQTPTGASNKLFSVSSNWTLGGLLLAITSLLSSTGNVLQAATAKECPDEVTLVFFYSLFGTLQAAAVSIFLESDQNAWILHHRIEIIAIVYAAVSTTVFRNTVITWCLREKGPVYVVTFKPLAIIIAMIMGLAFLGDNLHLGSVIGSAAITAGFYSVIWGQAREKKDDIAAKLESTCDQNAPLLKSSDDRV; from the exons ATGGAGGTGCTTGATTTAAGGAATCCTAGTAGCCAAGCAAAATGCTTAGGTACCATTGTAGCAATATCAGGAGCAATGGTGGTAACTCTCTACAGAGGCCCTCCATTGATAATCCAAACACCTACTGGAGCTTCAAATAAGCTATTTTCCGTGTCTTCAAATTGGACTCTTGGTGGTCTTCTCTTGGCAATTACTTCTCTTTTGTCGTCAACAGGCAACGTTCTGCAG GCAGCTACTGCTAAGGAATGCCCAGATGAAGTGACACTAGTCTTCTTCTACAGCTTATTTGGGACTTTACAAGCTGCTGCTGTTTCCATTTTCTTAGAGAGTGATCAAAATGCCTGGATTCTGCATCATCGTATTGAGATCATTGCTATCGTATATGCG GCTGTATCAACCACTGTTTTCCGCAATACTGTTATTACATGGTGCCTACGAGAAAAGGGTCCGGTCTATGTTGTTACATTCAAGCCGTTGGCAATCATTATTGCAATGATCATGGGGTTGGCGTTTCTTGGGGATAACCTTCATCTTGGAAG CGTGATTGGTTCAGCTGCGATTACTGCTGGATTTTACTCCGTCATTTGGGGACAAGCGAGAGAAAAGAAAGACGATATTGCTGCAAAATTGGAGTCCACCTGTGATCAAAATGCCCCATTGTTAAAAAGCAGTGATGATAGAGTTTAA